In Hydrogenobacter hydrogenophilus, the following proteins share a genomic window:
- a CDS encoding N-acetyltransferase — translation MKVRKAILKDAPKLYTLINEYAKEGILLPRSLNSIYEDIRDFWVCEDEEEVIGCSALHIVWEDLAEIKSLAVRRDHRNNGVGSLLVEKCLEEAKQLGIKRVFVLTYATDFFSRFNFREVKKETLPHKVWGECINCVKFPQCDEIAMILEL, via the coding sequence ATGAAGGTGAGAAAAGCTATTTTGAAAGATGCTCCCAAACTTTACACACTTATAAATGAATACGCCAAGGAGGGCATTCTTTTACCCAGAAGCCTAAACTCCATCTACGAAGATATAAGGGACTTTTGGGTATGTGAAGATGAAGAGGAGGTGATAGGTTGCTCCGCTCTTCACATAGTGTGGGAAGACTTAGCAGAGATAAAGAGTCTTGCGGTAAGAAGAGATCACAGAAACAACGGTGTTGGCTCCCTTTTGGTAGAAAAGTGCCTTGAAGAGGCTAAACAGCTTGGCATAAAGAGAGTTTTTGTGCTCACTTACGCAACAGATTTTTTTAGCAGGTTTAACTTCCGTGAGGTGAAAAAGGAAACCCTTCCCCACAAAGTTTGGGGAGAATGTATAAATTGTGTTAAATTTCCACAGTGCGATGAGATAGCTATGATATTGGAGCTATGA
- a CDS encoding PepSY domain-containing protein, whose translation MLFQKSFWLNLVLLVGFSFSCPASISIEDAIRIAKPYVGEVIHSSKGQSKKTGECYYRVRGTEGTALIDAKDGKLIRFYRSR comes from the coding sequence ATGCTGTTTCAAAAATCCTTTTGGTTAAACTTAGTTCTCTTGGTAGGTTTTTCCTTTTCTTGTCCAGCAAGCATAAGCATAGAGGATGCTATACGGATAGCAAAACCTTATGTGGGAGAGGTGATCCATTCAAGCAAAGGACAGAGCAAGAAAACGGGAGAATGCTACTACAGAGTTAGAGGCACAGAAGGAACCGCTCTGATAGATGCCAAAGACGGAAAGCTTATAAGGTTTTACAGGAGTAGGTAG